The Nyctibius grandis isolate bNycGra1 chromosome 9, bNycGra1.pri, whole genome shotgun sequence genome segment TGGTCCACTCTTACCCATCTAGAAAACAGGCTTTCACCAGCAGTAGGCATCCCCCTCTTGTTTGTATGAGGGTAGGTTAAGCTAATGTTCTCTCTTGTCCGTGGTCTTGCAGAGAGTCTGTACTGATAAATGTCTGCTTATATTCTGAgacattggggaaaaaaacaccaagcaTTGAAAAATCAAGCAGAATTAATACGTTGTACATATTTCTGTCTAAATTTGGAGAAAGTAGTAGTACGTAGAGTTGCTTGGACAAGCAGTTAAGTTGAACCGAGAGCAGAACCTGTGAGAAGTTTTCAGCATCCTCTTCCCTTCTTGCCTTTAGGCTGCTCTCTGAGCTGCATGCAATTCTGGTAAATAAACCGCTGTactggaaggagaagggaggattTCGGGACAGGCTGACTGGGTAGAGTTTTACTTTCATGAAATTAGACAGCTACCAAGCACACGGGGTTCTTTACTTttaacaagactttttttttttttttttcctggaagaaaactAACCTTGTGGCTGCTGAGGACTGTACCTACTGgcattgctgttttctgaactATTGGTATTTTCACCTAAAGGTTCCTTGCTGTACTTCACCTTTACTTGCTACACCCACTGTCCTCTTATTGAAAAGCCTTTTAAAGTAAACGAGAGGTCGTGCCCGATTCTGAAAAGTGAGTGTGTTGTTTCTCTATTCAGTTACAAACTGGCTTAGAAGCTGCAAAAGCTTTATCAGTTCTGGCCATGGGGAGCAAAAACCCAAGCCTTTGAAATTCCAGCGTGTGCCCCGAGACAGACAGCCAGGAGACTTTCACTTGCACGCTAATCCTGCACAGCAGTTGTTTGCGGCTCCTGCATCCAGCGTTTCCCAGTCTGTAGCTCTTATCTCTTGCTGGCAGTAAGCGACACGAGAGGGAGAGGATGGCCCTGCGAGGAATGAGGGCTCCATTTTTGGTGGTTGTTGCCTGAGTTGTTTCAGGGTATTTAGGTATTTCAGTGATTGCCTGAGGTAGCTGGATCTTGGGAATCGTGCTTGTCTTAAAATAACTCTagctttttaaaacttccttttccTGTGATGAGAAGGAGTCTTTATAATAAACGTTACTACAGTGTGTCTCCTCTGTAGGATTTGCAGAAAACTGGATGTTAAGGAGAGGCAGAAATTAAAACTGGTGGATTGGACTGCTTTGAGAgcccctgcctggggctgctctgcacGGGGAGCCTCTGAGCCCTGCAGCGATGGAGGCGATGCTGTGCACTAAGTGAATGATTCATCCCTCTACCATTTATGTGCCGCTGCTCTGTTCAAAACTGCAGAATATCCAAAGGCATAAGATCACGTATGCTCCTGCATAATATCCCACCTTGTTagggagaggaaaggcaggCATAGGTTGGTCTgggtttctgtttctctccGTTATTATGTGGAGGACCTAAATATTTAATGCGATTAGGCGCAGTTCAGAGGTCTGGATGCCTAAATGCTGTTTGGTTTGCTTCTGCTGGTACGCCAGCTGGGTCACCTGCCTTGAGTTTGAATATCTTTGTTACAAAGAGTGATGTTTATGGTTTCTATGATAATGGCAGCACTGTCATCAACTGACTGTTCTCCTTATGCACTTGGATGATAAAGGTCCAGGTCTCAGCAGAAGCtctgagagagagaagggaaaacagaaccTTTAAGCTTAGGCAAAAGATGGGGTGCTCCAGATGCTGGCCTGTCACCCTTCCTATGTCCTGGCTGAAATCGTCCTTAACGGGACCTGCTGTGGAAGGAGGTTGGCATCCTGCGTGTAGTACAGGAGCCACTTGCCCAAGCAGTGGCTCCACTGCACGCCCAGGATTAGGTGCTGTATATAAATTGTTGCAGCCTGCCATTCAATCTGATTCCTTAAGTGCTGTATCATCCTTTTGCCTTTGTCAAAGTCAAATACTGTGGGTGAACAGGCAAGCAGATTTCTGCGAGGCCAGCACTACAGAGTCTAACTTTGTGATAATATGTAACTTTGACATCTTCACAAGCCCCGAGTTTTATTTATTGGTTCCTTTTGCAGAGTCCCAGTCGTGAAGCTGTCTGTGCTGTACTGGGGACAAGTGGAACGACTTGTTAAAAGCAGATGTGTTTTTGGTAAGTAGCATACTGAGCTGCTCTTGTGGATACCGAGGAAAAAACTAAGCACTtccctggctggaggagggttaCAAGGAGTCATATTTGAACCTGTAAGTTTGGAAAGTgaggagcctggctctgtcacAGCAGAAATTACTCACTGTGTTCAGTTAGGTAAAGCTGCACTAAGCCATTTTGAAAAGTATGACTTATTTTTAATCCAGAGGCTGCTATAACAGAAAGTGTTATAGAAAGCAATTCTTGCAGTATAGCATTGAACTTCAAGGAGATTTTTTCAAAGGTCTTACAGATGGAAACCTTTTAAATGGTAGCAGGAACTTATTTGCCTGTGATAGCTGGAGAGGTTGTGTAACAGCAAAACTCTTGCTCTTATGCCTGTCTTCATCATACGAAGATGTATTTGAGAGAGGCAGGCGAAACTATTTTTGGATAGCTCGTATTTATCcttttgtaattatttcttattGATGATTTTAATACCTTAAAAAGTCTTATTTATCTAAATAAAACTGAGGCTATaatattaatgcttttttcctgtattttgtattgtgtAATAGTGAATTACAAGCATCCTTTTaccattgttttgttttcttcagtggtTAGAAATGAACTTGCCTTGGCAGGAAAAACATAGCCAGGCTGGCAAGGAGACTGCTTAGCCCTCTCATGCAAGGTGAGTTCAGCTGTGGGGGATGAATCCCtcagtattttctctctccttgtaTTACCACAGGGCGCAAGTGTAGTAAATAACATAATAGGTGAAACAACACCTGAACTCGTCCTTGGGAACTTCCAGTTCCAGGGATATGGAAGGGAATAGATTGTTTTCAGGACTCCTCCTGAAAATAATACACAGTGTTTATAGTATTGAAGTTAAAtgaggtatttaaaagtatATTGACTATATGTGCACTGAAATTGAGCACAACTAGGAACCTGTGTTTTTCAGATGAATTAAATCAACAGTTCACTTTTAAAATTGgtctttaaaaagggaagaTACGTTAAGGTTTGTGATGGTGCTGCTTTAACTCCTGGTTGACAGTGTAACAGGGCAGATCGCAGTTCCCTAACCTCTGCCTCCAGGTAAGCACAGCATCTTGTCACGTGAGGAATTGCATCTGCAGAGGCTTTGGCCTGAGCCTTGAACCATCTAGGCAGTGGTTTCTGAGACACAACTGGCAACAGATTAGAGCTTGgacacagaaggaaacagaCTCCTATCAGACaattttgccttctgcaattACTGAATGAAACATTGTGCTGGGAGTAAAATGAGCGGcgcttttcttcccctctgagGGTGTGAGCATTGTGAGGGAAGCTAGAGAGGTTAAGATCCCTGTCAGAACTTAACACTCTGGAGATGAGTTAGGTGGAGAGGATTTAAACAACGTTTCACCGGGTACGTGCAAGCAGTCGTtgtcagaaaaacaagaaagcaatcAGAAGATCGAGGGCAGTTTCATTTGTGATCACTTATGTGCCAGCAATTATTAACTCAAGTAGAGCGGGCAAACTATAAAACTTGCTGCAGTGACTTGGAAAGTACTGTGCTCTGTAAATAATGAAATGAGCAACAGTCAAGAATTGAAACTAGGGTCGATAACTTTGCTTTTAAGCTCAACTAGTAATCAATTTGGAATAATTTACTTGTCTTGCATGCCTTGCTGTCTACAAGTTTTATAGcctgccccttcctctgtgTAGGACAGTCACACAAACATTTGATTCAGCCCAAATGAAAAGGCACGGGTAAGAAGGCGGGAACAGAGGTAAATCCTGCAGAGGAAGATGCTGACCTAGGGAATTTCTGTCCACCTGCTTTAGGAGATGTTTGTCCTTCCTCTCCACATTCCCTCCTTCTTTCTGCTAGACACTAACTCATCTGCTGGTGTCCCCtaacagaagaggaaaggaaatctCCAGTTGTAGGACAGAAACATCTAAATACAACGATAAAATACTAACTAAAGCTGGCTACCATTTAACAGACCTCctttaaaaagtggaaaaaaaaaaaccaaaacatataAAAGAATATGGCTTCAAACTTAggtaaaaaaatgcaaatctgaATAGTCATTAAATAAAGTGTCAGGGATGAAACTCTGATAAAATATGTTGTTATATCAACTGTGGCGTAGAGCATTTGTATGGTTGGGGAATCTGAGATTTAAATCTACGAGATTTACAGTTCTGGCTAAGCCGAAGGAGGACACgatatctaatctaaaactTATAATTGTTACCAGTAGTGTAGTGAGAAGGGATTAGATAGCATACCTGTGTACCTTCCAGTGAAGCTTGTGTATCACCTTGGCTGGATAAAGACTGCAGCTTTCAGGTATCAGCAATGCTGGGTAATAGATGCTATTAGTGATTCTTTGCCATATTAAATACGTTGAGCTACGTATTTTGTCTAGAAGAGCaagtggaaattatttttattaatgttttattagTAGTAGATATTGAAATTACACATGCACAAGATATTACTATTAGAAAGTTTTGAATTATTCAGATGTCTGAATTGCTTTCAGACATCTCCTTGGCCTCTGGTCTGTAAGCACGTTCTGTAAGCGGTTGAAGTTTCATCAATGCATGTAGTTGATCAATACGGGTATAAAGCTCATGGGTTTTTTATAAACCTCCATAGGGTTAAATGTGGTTTCTTGTGCAGTGAAGGGAATCATTCCTCTTACTCAGGCAATAACAAGttattacaataaaaaaatctcattgatAGCTTAGCTCTCCTCTGTGTTGGGTAAAACTACAAATGCTAGCAGCAGGGTTTGTTACAGGCTTGTTAACTATACTGCCTGTGCTAAAATGCACTGGCACATGGTGCAGCGTGTCATTATGCACAAAAGCAGCTTACTGAATTTTATCAAAGTGATTTACAAACATTTCCGTAAAACACCGAAATGTTCTGATACAATGCTAAAGGTATGAAAACGTTTGTATGTACTACTTTGTGGTTTCAGAAGTCCTTTAGGTCTGATGTTCTGCCAGAAACACCAACCACCACTTCCGAGTGCTGGCACTTCAGTCCTACAGACTGTGTTCCAAACAGGTAGTGATGTTTTTATGAACtagcagaaagaggagagaagctTGTCACTGTGAACCTGCTTCTCATGAGTCAGCTGCTGGACTGGGGAAGTCCCATCCTACCTGTGAAGCACCATCTTTGCCTGCAAATGGGATTGATTTCCTCTGCAAATATTTGCCTATGATCAGGTTACTGGATTGGAGCCCCTATTTCCCCCCAGTATATAAGGCAAATAAATAAGGCCAAACATCTTTGCCATGATTATGTTTTCAAAGGCTAATTACAAAAAAGTCTTTTAACTTTGGCTGACCTTAGTACAACGTCATTGGGTGAAGCTGTAGGGAACAGTTGGTTTCTGTGCAGCACAGTCTTTATTTTGGCTGGCAGTCTATTAACTCCGATAAGTGGGTAAGCTCATGCCAAGCAAAGTCAGGCATATGAGATTCTGCTTTGCCTGTATAGAGAAAGTAGCCTGTAAAACAGCTTTGTAGGCTAATAAAGAACATACACCAGAATGTGGGGCTGGCCAATTCTGATTCTTGAGGAGTTTGACAAAAAGACCCTGTCAGGTGTTTCATTCCTCACTCTCCCTTCTCTAGATCTAGAGTTGTCCTGCTTTGGTAAGAATAGTGCTCTAGCTCTGTCAGACCTGCCTCGAACACAGCAGTCCGCTGCTGCTTTCCCTAACCtctcaagggaaaaaacaaaacgcAGCTTGTTTCTCGCAAATGCCTTCTCCTGACCGCGTGCTCAAGCCTCCTTGAGCAACAGCAGAATGACAGTGAGAATTAGTGTCACTCCTGCCCAAAGGGGGTACAACAGCCATGACATGAGGCTCTTGTTAGGTGGTGGTTGTGTGGTGCTTCtgtggggtggttttggggttaatttttatttttttttagcagcagCAGTCACTGGCATTAAATGGTATTTATTTACAGATTCAGGAAAATAGCACTGCATTGTCGTTCTGGAAGAAACAGATTGGGGGTTTTTTCTAAGACCTTTACATTCCTAGATGGCTTATATCACGTACTGGGAATTGCATTCAAAGGCAGCTTGAATTTGGGTCAAGCTTTGCCTGCTTGTAGTAGATGGATGTTACTGATAAAAACATTTCGCGTACACCATGCAGAGATTTATTAAATTTGCTTCTACAGGCGTCTGTAGTGACTTTGGCTTTCCTTTGAGCTCACTGAGAATGTCAAAACTATTTATTGCGTTTATATGAAACACTATTTTGACAGATTTCTTCAGAAGTAAAGAAGCACAAAAGGAGACGTTCTGTTCTTTGAACATAACTGGAACCACTGGGAAGAAGCAGCAACACTGTTTATCAAGCAAGGAAACCATTTCCGGGTTATCAAACCATGCTGTTGAACTGAATTTTGAAGCTGCGTTTTCAAATGTACCATGGGATGCATCAAATCCAAGGATGCCTTTCCAGGTTCAAATGCTATCCAGGATGAAAGGATCGGGGAAGGTAACGAAGGATGCACTGGGGAGAAATCATCACTGATAGCAGTGAAGGTGGATGAGAAAGGTCCATCAAGCACTATAGTGCTGGACTACGCACACCGTCTCTCCCGTGAGATTCTTGATCAGGCGGTGAAACAGTGGGCGGTGACTGAAAGCAAATACAGTGACATCCCTTATATCGAGAGTGATGTGCCCTGAGCCCTGACTGGCAAGGACTGTCTGCACAGTGAGTGTCCTGACTGTTAAGCCGTTTGTATTTGGTACTAGTGCAAATAAAGTAAAATCGGCTGTGATCTGAGCGTAATGACCATATATGAATGTGTTTgcaaggagaggctggagaaatTTGCCTTTTAATCTGTATTGCTAAGAAACTAATTGGATTACAGTGGAATCTATTAATCAAGTGTCGTTTGTTATCAGCTGTATGTTGAGTATATTCTGTCTTTGTATGTGTTGAATGTTATCAGAAATTAGTGTTAAAAAAGAGGATGAGAAGAACGTGGCTGCCCTGCAACTGTACAAGCACTGCCACACAGGGCCCAAGGATGCTTAACAACAAAGTGTGggttatttttgtgtgttgcaTAAAAAGTCAGTGGCCTCTTTGTAGGTGAAAAGAGAACAACTCTACACGCTTGGTAAATTTGTCCGCGTTTTGCTTAAGTGAAGCCAAGGTCTACATGTAGCAAAGGTAACCAGTGTCATAAGTTTTGATTCTTTGACCTGACTAAATCTGTAAACCACAAAATAATGAAGGCGATGAGAAGCATTTTATAAAACCAAGCAGTATTCAGGGAACCATATGGATTATGATACTATTCAACTTCCATTCTTAAGTGAACCAGTGAGAGACATTACACTATTGATAAACAGTGCATTATAATTAACAGATGCTCTGGCTTCTCTAAATGCATGAAGGCTATTCTCTCAAATCCTGCAGTAAGATAGATTAATTACATCTGATCACTGTGTTCAGACCAAAGCTGTTcagttttttgttgtgtttttttttttctttttttttttttttttgtgttagggtgctggttttggggggttttgttttggttttttactgTAACCCAGATAGGTGTGCAAAAAACTACCAATGCTAACTAGTGAAATGAACCTTCAAAGGTGTAACAATGTTTGAGGACTATGTATTTCTTGGGAACTGTGGCTGCATTACAGTAAAATTTCACTCT includes the following:
- the C9H2orf88 gene encoding small membrane A-kinase anchor protein; this encodes MGCIKSKDAFPGSNAIQDERIGEGNEGCTGEKSSLIAVKVDEKGPSSTIVLDYAHRLSREILDQAVKQWAVTESKYSDIPYIESDVP